The Lycium barbarum isolate Lr01 chromosome 11, ASM1917538v2, whole genome shotgun sequence genome contains the following window.
taaaaaataataatttgtataaaagaatattTCTAATGTTATTTTTTGTAAACACGGCTTATAAATGTCGTCAAGGTTTTAAaacgaaagtgtaatagtgttgtttaaaataatacttatagaaaatgtaataatttgcgtaaaagaagattctaaatgttaaatgagactcaaaatattgctaagaccttaaatgaaaatatagtaatgttattcGAAAAATAAGATTTTGTAGAAAATAGGGTAATTTAcctatgaataatagccttttaaaagatgaATTGCCAAATGTTATCTTTAGAtaaaaatgatgttatatgaatatggtggtatagaaatgcctagacttatgttcttaaatatgatgaaaagtccataagtttctttctattttttatcactctttatttaaaacaatttcggctaaaaatatgtataattagacaaatcttgaaaatgtttataaaatatgattgAATTCCTATTTAACGATGTTTTGAAATTCatgagatagtaagaataaaaaagATGATTCAtttaacaaaaaatatatataatcatattatttgaaaatcaattactcgaataaatgttataggtactataaatggtttagaaaatagaagtgaatgtaatttgtggatttaactatccattactaaactaaaaaaaccttaatgttactaaagtttatcttaattaacaagcataaatgttagtcatacaaacatgttaaatgcacacagaaataaaaatggagggatagatataatgtaaatgggcttggcccatttggaTTGCTGTGATCCGTTTGcagctgggcttcggcccagtaacaATTTTTATTTGTTGCTGCTGTTGTCAcgcctattgggcttcggcccagatttttaTTCCCTTGTTTGGCTGCGAATTGGCTGCTACTATATGGGGGGGCTGACTCGAGGAATGTTAcgttgggcctttagcccaacaccggatgcggaagatgacgagtcccttggactcgcaCTCGATAGTCATGCATTAAAACGAACGAAAAGAATTAGTATTCATTCGGGAAAATTAGCAAAAGCTAGATAACAAAACACTGGAAAGGCAAAACAAACATGCTGGAAGTCCAAACTAAGcattttttatgaaaaaataaataatgaatcTCAGTGTGCTAAAGGGGAAAACTGATTATCAAGAATGACTTGGACGTAACATGTTCTTCAAATGTCAAACATAATACACACCCGAGTCTAAACATGGCAGATTTGAGACATACAGGACACCTATTAAGTTCAAGAGGGATATCATAGTACTCAGGTCGATTTTCAGTTCATGTTCTTCATATTGACAAGGCATAACACTAAGATCTATAGAAAAATATCATCACTACCAGTGGCTTACAAGGCCAGAATTAAAATATCAACACCTCTTAGTTCTATTTTTACAAtcagtttctcatttatcatGAACGTATAAAAAGAAAACAAGCATTGAATCACAGATAGAACACAGCAGCCCAATGTCATAGTAAAACAGTAGAGTAAGCAATAACAGTAATATCTCCTCCAAATAGGCACCAAAATAGAGAATCAATCCAGCCAAATATAGCAAACATTTGCTGCAAATTTGCAGCAGTCAAGTTAAACTAAAAGGGCAGTGTTTTCAGCCAATGGTACTTATCACAATTAACATATGTAGCTGTATAGGAAAACATACATCAGGAAAATGATTCGAGGAAAAGTGGACAGGATGATACTCAGTCTTTTAAATCTCGAAAGATGAATTTAAAGAAGGTTTCAGCAGTTTATAAGACCATAAATGCCAGGCTAATATCGGATTGATTCATTCAACAATAATGACTCAAATTAAAAAAAGGACAGAGAGCAGGTTGCTGAGGACCAACAAAGGCAAATCAATTCAGAATATTGATGTAGAGCTAGGTGGAGTGTTTCCATGCACTAGAGACATAGAGGGAACAACTAAGGGTATAGGAAAATATACTTAGAGATAAGGGCCAAACAAGGCAAGTATAATTGTGACTGATTCAGCCACAACTCATCAGAATGGTCAGGAGGTGAATGAATGATAGGTCATAGCAAGATTTAAGAAGACAACACCAAAAGAATGACCTATGGTACTATAATGACTCTGCAGCAAATTAGATCTTAAGTATATCCACGAATGAGTgcaaaatttagttttttttgttAAGATGTTTGCAAATGACAAGCATACGTAGTCTGAACCAACCATCAATTGTTGAAAGGGCTGGATCAAACAGAATAGCAGAAAGGCAAACAGAATAGCGGTCCGAGATACAGTTCATAATACCACACAAGCAAAAGACATGCCCCCAAGTCAAGTTCTGTCATTCATTTGTTTGAAAAGACAAATAGGCAAATATTCAAATCTGATCCCTATATGAAGGTTTACAATACTTTCACATCTATGCGATTGGTTGGACTTTATCAATCTAGTAGCCATACAATAGGTCTCTTATAGGACATCATGTTGATCCAAGCTACTTTCATCTCACAACCCTTTAGAACATATGTGATCTTAACACTAATCTTAAAACATGCTTGTGTTGTAAACTGTGATTGATATGTTGAtagaacattcacaacacatccaTGGGCAACCAAACAACAGATTTAACTAACCACTATGTAGACATGGACAAACATAGAGAAAAGTAATCACCAATTGTTCTAAGTATGAATATGTATCAGACCACACACATATCTGAGAAACCCAGAACTAAACCCAAAGGGATCAAAAAACAGAGGCTATTTATCACTCCCTTGAACACGACACCAAAAATATTTTCCACTTTCGTGAAAGGGTCAAAGCAATTATTAGAACAATTGAAagggcaaccaaaatgtatcgtaattaataaatttaaattaaaagaaGTGAACTTCTCAacccgaaaaaaaaaaagtgaaataacTCAAAGCATCTGAATTCTGAAGTATGGTCCCCACTTAGTGACATTCCCTAATTTCCACAAAAAGCTCTTTATGCTCTTTCTATTTCTTTTTGACAAATTCTACAAATGTATATCTAGAGAGACAGACACACAACTCATACTAGAAGACACAGAAGATACATAGCAAATTAAGCTTCTTTTGCTTCACTTTCTCTTTCTCTCTGTAAGAGTTATTTTAATCTTTGAAGCAATGATCAGATGTGTAAGCTTAAGAATTGGCTGGACAATTTTCACACTCTTTGTATGTATTCTAATAagtcttcttgttcttcttctgcAACGGCCTCATCCACACAAGAATTGCAATTTATTCAGAGGAAGTTGGATTAGAGATGAAACTAATAATTATCCTCTCTATAATTCAACTCACTGCCCTTTCATTGAACATGAATTCAACTGCCAGAGAAATGGTCGTCCAGACAAAGATTACCTTAAATACAGATGGAAACCCCATGGTTGTTCCTTAACAAGGTACCACTTCTAGCTTTCTCTACATGTTAAATCACTTCTTGTGTTATTTTTCTACGAGTAGCGTTAATAATATTTATACTATCATACTCCCTCAGTCTCAAActatttgtcttttttttttttgttcctttaCACGTCTCTTataaatattaattaggaggTGTATTTGATTAGtttatctttatttatgtctaagttataatctctctcctttaaatatttactctatttatgtgtctgACAAAATTCTttttaagggtaaaatgaaaaaaaaaattgtgtcctGAACttttaaaatgataaataatttaagataattatttttaataatcaTGATAAATAatatgagacggaaggagtattaaGTTGATTTACAATAACAAACAAATACTACTGTAATATTCTGTCATAATCGATGAATTAAAATTGAATAGTAATGATTTATGGGTTGATCGAAAGGCAAAAGAAGATGGAGGTCATGGGAGCTGAGGAATTAATTTTTCTAGGAGATAATAGTGGGGTGACACGTGATAAAGTCCAGTAAAGTGGCAGGAgaaatgatgttttgaaagatCACAATGCAATCTTTTACTTTTGTCCTAATTTCTCCGTTCCCATCTCAAAAAGTGTTTTTTCCCCTCTTATTCGCTATCGATCGACGTTAAAATTCTAAAATCACACCATTGATACGGATTATACTTAGTAGTCCCTTTTTCATACAAAGGAATGACGGACCTAAATAGAGTAAATGGATATAGAAGATTATTATAAATTAAGATGATCATACAAGGAGTTTAATTAATATTGAAATTGAGCAAAGGTTGTCGACTGTTAAGACTTAACAGGAAAAGTAGTATATTTTTGTTCTGTCGATGGAACGATTTGTATTAACGTATCATACGATATTTCAAATAACTATCTTATGATTGTGTGTATTTACTGTAGATGAACATACATAGATGGTTTTAAAGTGAAAACGAAAAAATCCAGTTAAGATCTTGAGTTTTTGATGATATGATAGATCTCTAGAACTAAAAAGTTGTTAGCTTTTAATAACCACTAGAATAAAGGTGCTTATCCTTTTGTGCACTACACGTTGAATCCCCACCGAATACTGTATGATTTAAAAGTTTTACTGACAAGCTAAAGAAAAAATGTTACGTTATTTTCTTGCATTTCAAAACCATGCTGTCAATGTCACGGACCACAATGCCGCATTTCTCTCGGATGTTCGTCTCCTGTAACTCTCGGAAAGCTATACGATATATTCAAATATTGTATTTCATTAAAAAATATAATATATTGCGGTACGATACAATATGATACCTGGATGTGTTACAATCATTTAGATAAGGTGTTACGTAAATTTTGGttgataaaaaataatgaaaTGATCAAACTATGTGTCACAACCACTTAGATAAGGTGTTACCTAAATTTTGattgataaaaaataatgaatTTAACAATACAATAACATTTAAATAATtaataatcaaaataaatattgtattaaaataataatatcatacgatacaataggtaacaacccaTACAAACAAGCTGTAACTTTTAAGTTTTATGTCAAACCTCTCAAAagattgtttttatttttatttcaaatAGATATTTGGTCTTTTCCCCCCAAATTATAAAGAATTATGTTAACTATTTCCTCTAATTTAGTGGTGAAGTATTAGATCCGTGAATAAACACAATTATTCTGTAATTATCTGGGCGGACGTTTAACAACATACGGGTCATGGATCATTGCCAACTTGCTAGAATTTCTTTTTTATCTTCGTTAAAGTACTTAAATTAAAGCTCGTGCATTCCCAACTTTCTAGCTTTCCCTTCCTATCTTGTTAAAACAGCTAAAAAAGTTAGGCGGATGGAGCCCACTATAACTAGGGGTCAATTGAACTCTAAACTTTCGATGCTGGATATAAATTTATGCGtcaaaatttattaaaattacaataaatagtagatatgaactcgtaactttagaaatataatggtttAATGCTAAAATATTAAAAGGTTAagcccataaaatttaaatcctagatccaCTGTAGCAGCATGTGTCTATTAATTTTCTATTGTATTATTGTTCGAATAATGTGTTTAGTGCCGTGAATGTCCAAACTTAATAAAATTAAATGATAAACTCTAGTGCATTCTTAAAACAGATAGCTACTTTTTGTCTTTATACAGATTTGATGGACGAGCATTCTTGAGGAAATTCAAAGGAAAAAGCATAATGTTTGTGGGAGATTCACTCAGTAGGAACCAGTGGCAGTCACTTGTATGCCTTCTTTACACATCACAGTCAAGAGCCAATTATAATGCAACTAGAGTTGGCAATGTTTCCATTTTCACCTTTTTGGTAAATTCCGCTTTTCCTAAAGTTTTATTTGCACCATACTTAATCCAATTGCAGAATTATGGTCAATCATGGAACATAGTTGGAGAGAAACTAAGTCCGTTATTGAGTTAGTTGATTGTAAATAAGTGTTAAAAGTATTTTTATATACTGAACTGATTTTGTTAATAAGCaattatatatgtttatatagaAGTGTTGAAACTGATAATAAATAATTGATATTTGGTGAAAAGAATGATGATAAGCTGAATCTTTTGGTAAAATGACTTttcaaacaaaaaataaataaatttgaaagtatctttataaaaaaaaaaaaaaaaaaaaaggaagaatgattaatatggattagATAGCAAGTTAGGAGTTTTGATTTGGTAGATGAAAATGCATAAGTTGGGGAGGACCAACTTAATGACTTTGATTGATTTTAGCTTATAATTACTTTGAGTGTCTACCAAATCCGTAGATAAATGGGAAAAAAGTGCTTATAAGTTTGTTAACTAACTTATAAGTCTTctaatttgaaggaaaaaaattcaTTTGTGCCCTTGAACTCTTTTAGATTATATTCGATATCTAAAGTACACTGATGATTAATCTGCATTTTGTATTTGAGTAGGTTCACACAAAAAATAAAACACTCCATGCTGTTTCATTTTTGTCTCTATGTATACATAAAAAGTCCGCCTTGTGATAAATATAAACTCATCTTGATGATGTTTTGGGGGGCCTCAAATGTGAAATTGACTGAAAACGAACTGATTCAATAACCATGTAGAAAAGAGCATTTTATCTAACAATAACAGAGCTGTTGCATGTGCGAACAAAGTATCACATTGGtagctaaaaagaaaaatgagctacttataaggtgttGAATATTCTTAATGGTGTGATGCCTTTTGGGAAagaccgtgcgggcttggcccaaagcggataATATCACATCGTATTAAGAGTATGTTTGGACcgtttagcccaacaactggtatctGAGCCAATGATTTGGCGGGACGAGTATAAAGATGGCGGAGGGTTGTGTGGGGCCCGGTTTAGTACCCTTGcccgtctatgggccggtttaTGACCTTTACTcgtagctttgaagacgcatacacagccttggggcttcggtgaccgtaaatactctggCGATATAGATGACACACAGACAAGTTGAATTTCTGACCCGTGAATTATGGTAATGAGccatgtggaacttagttcgagagGGAGATTAGTGTTGAATACTCTTAATGGTGTGAGACCTTTTGAGAAAAatcgtgcgggcttggcccaaaacgGACAATATGACACTgtattaagagtatctttggaccgtttaGCCAACACTTATAGAGGCATGGGCAAATTGGCTCACGTATCTTATCTAATTGTTAGATCTTTCATAATCAAGATCAGTTTGTTATGAACCACACGCTTGCCATTAAAGCCCCTCATGGATTAGATTATTTGTTGGAAGTTGGAACTGTTACTGTCTCAACAGATTCATGCATCTACAAGATTAGACATATAGAAATCGTTTATGTCTGTTTATTTTAGGTAAGGAGAATTTCCTTTTAGTAGACAGTAATACATGTCTGATTATTATTTTTCTTGGCCAAATACGTAAAAGTATTTTGTTAATAGATGTGAGTGAGACTCGAAATCAAGACCTAAACAAGAACCGCTTCATTTACGTAGGACGTAGTGTGGTCAAGCGAAGTCAGAGGCATCGAGGACAGATGTAACACGATTACAAGTTTTTCCATTTCTTTTTTGGAAGCTTATGCTTTATGCACTACAGAGTAAAAGATGTACATACACAACCAGATCACTTATAGAATAATTTATAAGTAAGTCTCTGTGATGCTCTCAATCTTAACCAAAAAATTCTGATTCGTTTTGAGCCCTGAATGAAGTTGCATCTTAAAGGGAGTGCTTTATCTTTCAAATCGGGACTTCCCAGAGTGACTCCGGATTAATCTAACCTCAAAAGGGGTGTCGAATACCGTATaagaaactaaaaaaataatattGGTAACATGACAAAATAATGGAGTAAATAACACTATGACATGGTATAGAAGCTCACCAGCTTTTCAGGATTTTGGAACTTCTATTCTTTCTATTTTCCTCTTAAGTTCACCTCAAATTAAAACTTAATAGTTATAAAAGCTCACCCTTTTCAGGATTTTGGAGTGCAAGTGATGTTAGACCGGACTGTGTATTTGGTGGATGTTGTGATGCAAGCAAAGGGCAGAATCTTAAAACTAGACTCAATTGAAGGTGGCAAGTTATGGAAAGGAATTGATATGCTAATCTTCAACACTTGGCATTGGTGGAATCGCAGAGGAATCAGTCAACCGTCAGTCCACATTTCTACATGACTAGTTAATTGTCTTATTAACTTAGCTAAAATTTCACAGCATATATATTTTCTTTATGTCGCAGATGGGATTATATTCAAATAGGAAGCAAATACTACAAAGACATGGATCGTATGGTTGCTTTCGAGAGAGCCCTGATTACATGGGCCAAGTGGATCGACACCAACATTGATCCTTCAAAACAATTGGTTTTCTTTCAAGGAGTTTCACCATCACATTACAAGTAAGAGTAATTAAAAGACAAACCAATCTAATTTGCTATCCTAGGAAAAAATTGGCAAATAACCATTTTAATGCggaaataaattttgataaaatatCCCTAGTCAAAACAAGTAGAAACTTCGGGATTTTTTTTACCGAAGTTTAACATTTATTTGTTTGAATTCCATGAAAATTCTTAGAGTTTGAACTAATAAAGATTAAACTCCGTGAATCATTTATGAAATTTAAAACTCCAGCAAATTTTCACATTTAGTTTGCGAAAATTTAAACTCCGTGAATCGTTCCTGGAGTTTGAACCGATAAAGTTATGAAACATTGGTTAGAAAATCCACCTAAGGTTCATCTAATTGTTCTAtgttttaagtatttttattaaaatattatttttgccTTAAAAGTAACTTTCTCATGTTACATTTCAAATAGTAACTATATGTTAATAAGCAGTCCAAAAACTGGTCATCTAGATTAATTTTTACCTATACATAGGAGGATGGGTTCAACTGAAACCTTCATTTTTAACAAGAGTACTAAGTTCAAATAAATTTTAGATCCATCTCTGttttacatgatttttttttttttgtctaattGGACAAATctcgtgtcttttttttttttttttcatttcaaacTACAGTGGTACCGATTGGAGTCAACCAGGCGTGAGAAGCTGCTCGGGGCAGAGTCGACCGCTAAGCGGATCGTCGTATCCGGCAGGTCTACCACCAGCATTGGCAGTGCAAAAAAATGTATTGAGGACAATTAAGAAGCCAGTGACATTGCTTGATGTGACAGCCCTTTCTTTATTACGTAAAGATGGACATCCTTCAATTTATGGGATGAGTGGAAGTACAGGAATGGATTGTACCCATTGGTGCCTAGCAGGAGTACCTGATACTTGGAATGAATTACTCTATAACCTTATTCTTTAATTTGGCTCCTATTTACCTCGTTAATATTGTCGAGCACTTAAATTGAACcacagaaaaatgaaaaaaattcatTATTGTCAATGAGAATATACGTTAGAAGTTGAGAATATAATAGAGCGCTACAGTTTCTTGACAATTTTTTGAGGTCATTAATTTGTCTGTGACTCTGTAAAGATTCTATATATCGATTCAAAACTGATTTATATGGTGGAAAAAAAAACTCATCTACTTCATTCATAATTGATACTCTTTTTTAAatagactaaaaaagaaatagtaATGTATATACTCATAAACTAATATGGAAGGGAGTacaaggcaattggtcttttgtTGCACCCTGAATATCTTATGAACTACAAAAACaggaaagaaaaaaattgcaACGTCCAAGAAAAAGACGATTAAGAGAAGGCTAAGGTAATTTCCAAATGGGGCAAACCATTTGGAAGTGGACTAGAAGTCATATGGCTAATAGTCCAAAATCTTGAAGCCCAACGAATTTTTAAATTTTGGCCACTCTCTTTTTTTCCTTCCACAAAATGGGGAATCAAATTCTTTACCATGAAGGGGAAATTCAGGTACatagtttaaaaagaaaagaaagttttTGAAACTTATAATCCTACACATATCGTAATATTTGTGTCGTTATAACACTTCAAAAAGTAAGGACATAAAATAAGTATAAGGGGCCTGGGGCCATGTAATATCATTCAGTATAATAGTATAACTTTGCTTAGAAGTATCATATGAAATTGCTGAAACTCGCTAAAAACAAACTGTAAACATCAAGCAATAATGATAACAATTCTGCTCTGCCTAATAAAGGCCACTACACTCACTACATAAagtga
Protein-coding sequences here:
- the LOC132617730 gene encoding protein trichome birefringence-like 41; protein product: MIRCVSLRIGWTIFTLFVCILISLLVLLLQRPHPHKNCNLFRGSWIRDETNNYPLYNSTHCPFIEHEFNCQRNGRPDKDYLKYRWKPHGCSLTRFDGRAFLRKFKGKSIMFVGDSLSRNQWQSLVCLLYTSQSRANYNATRVGNVSIFTFLDFGVQVMLDRTVYLVDVVMQAKGRILKLDSIEGGKLWKGIDMLIFNTWHWWNRRGISQPWDYIQIGSKYYKDMDRMVAFERALITWAKWIDTNIDPSKQLVFFQGVSPSHYNGTDWSQPGVRSCSGQSRPLSGSSYPAGLPPALAVQKNVLRTIKKPVTLLDVTALSLLRKDGHPSIYGMSGSTGMDCTHWCLAGVPDTWNELLYNLIL